The Sphingobium aromaticiconvertens genome has a segment encoding these proteins:
- a CDS encoding twin-arginine translocase TatA/TatE family subunit: MGSFSLMHWVIVLLVVMLLFGGGRISGLMGDVAKGIKSFKKGMEDDDDVKPAKPASRIEGARVPEQDVPSATEEKTKA; this comes from the coding sequence ATGGGTTCCTTTTCGCTGATGCACTGGGTGATCGTGCTCCTGGTCGTCATGCTGCTGTTCGGTGGCGGCCGGATTTCCGGCCTGATGGGTGACGTTGCCAAGGGTATCAAGAGCTTCAAGAAGGGCATGGAGGATGACGACGACGTCAAGCCTGCCAAGCCCGCCTCGCGGATCGAAGGTGCGCGCGTGCCCGAGCAGGACGTGCCGTCCGCGACGGAAGAAAAGACCAAGGCCTGA
- the scpB gene encoding SMC-Scp complex subunit ScpB, whose translation MTEELDDYARAVEAALFASEEPLTLAELRLHVGESGDLRMTLAALADDYAGRGVNLVERGGRWHFQTAADLAYILRREKEDQRKLSRAGMETLAIIAYHEPVSRAEIEAIRGVQVAKGTLDVLMEAGWVRPAGRREVPGRPLIYATTVEFLSHFGLSSRRDLPGIDDLRAAGLLDPVDLALEGMTGQSVVENDEEDA comes from the coding sequence GTGACGGAGGAGTTGGATGACTATGCCCGCGCGGTCGAGGCGGCGCTGTTTGCTTCGGAGGAACCGCTGACGCTGGCGGAATTGCGGTTGCATGTCGGCGAGTCGGGCGATTTGCGAATGACGCTGGCGGCCCTTGCGGACGATTATGCGGGGCGGGGCGTCAATCTGGTCGAGCGGGGCGGGCGGTGGCATTTCCAGACCGCCGCTGACCTTGCGTATATCTTGCGGCGCGAGAAGGAAGATCAGCGCAAACTGTCGCGTGCGGGCATGGAGACGCTGGCGATCATCGCCTATCATGAGCCGGTCAGCCGGGCGGAGATAGAGGCGATTCGCGGGGTGCAAGTGGCGAAGGGGACGCTGGACGTTCTGATGGAGGCAGGCTGGGTCCGACCGGCGGGACGGCGTGAGGTGCCGGGGCGGCCGTTAATCTATGCCACGACGGTAGAGTTTCTGTCACATTTCGGGCTTAGCAGCCGCCGGGACTTGCCGGGGATCGATGATTTGCGGGCTGCGGGCCTGCTGGACCCCGTCGATTTGGCGCTGGAGGGTATGACGGGCCAATCCGTTGTGGAAAATGACGAGGAAGACGCCTAA
- a CDS encoding ScpA family protein, whose product MDDLFIAPVAAGPEVLTVSFDSWEGPLDLLLALSRTQKVDLREISILELTEQYLAFIEGAQKLKLELAADYLVMAAWLAYLKSGLLLPRAEQPDPSPEEMALRLQLRLQRLAAMREAGARLMARDRIGRDVFVRPEPEGLHTVRRSLWGASLFDLIQAYGQVRARTQPAVHVVSRRPVMTLDQAIQRVGALVGTRLDWTALESFLPQGMDAPMARSALASSFVAVLELARQGRVELHQDGIFAPLYLRAAQGGVA is encoded by the coding sequence ATGGACGATCTTTTCATCGCCCCGGTGGCTGCGGGGCCGGAGGTGCTGACGGTCAGCTTCGATAGCTGGGAAGGGCCGCTCGACCTGTTGCTGGCGCTGTCGCGGACGCAGAAGGTCGATCTGCGCGAAATCTCGATATTGGAGTTAACCGAGCAATATCTGGCCTTTATCGAGGGCGCGCAGAAGCTGAAGCTGGAGCTGGCGGCGGACTATCTGGTGATGGCGGCGTGGCTGGCTTATCTGAAATCCGGTTTGCTGTTGCCGCGGGCGGAGCAGCCCGATCCAAGTCCGGAGGAAATGGCGCTGCGGCTGCAATTGCGGTTGCAGCGGCTGGCGGCGATGCGGGAGGCGGGGGCGCGGTTGATGGCGCGCGACCGGATCGGCCGTGATGTGTTCGTGCGGCCCGAGCCGGAGGGGCTGCATACCGTGCGGCGGTCACTGTGGGGGGCGAGCCTGTTCGACCTGATCCAGGCCTATGGCCAGGTGCGGGCGCGGACCCAGCCGGCGGTGCATGTCGTGTCGCGGCGGCCGGTGATGACGCTGGATCAGGCGATCCAGCGGGTGGGCGCGCTGGTGGGGACACGGCTGGACTGGACGGCGCTGGAGAGTTTTCTTCCGCAAGGGATGGATGCGCCGATGGCGCGCTCGGCGCTGGCGAGCAGCTTTGTCGCGGTGCTGGAATTGGCGCGGCAGGGGCGGGTGGAACTGCATCAGGACGGAATTTTCGCGCCGCTCTATCTGCGCGCGGCGCAAGGGGGTGTGGCGTGA
- the nagZ gene encoding beta-N-acetylhexosaminidase: MKPVIFGLSGETLTPDERAFFRDVDPAGYILFRRNIADRAQVRALTDDLRGLHGRDDLLVMIDQEGGRVARMQAPVWPAFPPGAVFDRLYDVAPSSAIAAARANAQAIALTLAEVGISVDALPLLDVRQEGASDIMGDRTLGAEPMRVAALGRAILAGLEAGGVVGIVKHMPGHGRALVDSHKDLPTVTADAQALETDLAPFHTLNDAAIGMTAHIVYTAWDAERPASLSPTVIEAIIRQRIGFDGLLMSDDLDMKALKGEVPVLAAGVVAAGCDIALNCWGRMDEMLGIADLLPEMSAVSRGRLDRAMARAVPVVDGPPLEELLATRDTLLALA; the protein is encoded by the coding sequence ATGAAACCCGTCATATTCGGCCTGTCCGGCGAAACGCTGACCCCTGATGAGCGCGCTTTTTTTCGCGACGTTGATCCTGCTGGCTATATCTTGTTTCGGCGTAATATCGCTGACAGGGCACAGGTGCGGGCGTTGACCGATGATTTGCGGGGGCTGCATGGGCGGGATGACCTGCTTGTCATGATCGATCAGGAGGGGGGGCGCGTGGCGCGGATGCAGGCGCCGGTGTGGCCTGCTTTTCCGCCCGGCGCGGTGTTCGACCGGCTTTATGACGTCGCGCCGTCCAGCGCGATTGCCGCCGCGCGGGCCAATGCGCAGGCGATTGCGCTGACGCTGGCGGAGGTCGGGATCAGCGTCGATGCGCTGCCGCTGCTGGATGTGCGGCAGGAGGGGGCGAGCGACATCATGGGCGACCGGACTCTGGGCGCGGAGCCGATGCGGGTTGCGGCGCTGGGGCGGGCGATATTGGCGGGACTGGAGGCGGGCGGGGTCGTCGGCATCGTCAAGCATATGCCGGGGCATGGGCGGGCGCTGGTGGACAGCCACAAGGATTTGCCGACCGTCACCGCCGACGCGCAGGCGCTGGAGACGGATCTGGCACCGTTCCATACGCTGAATGACGCGGCGATCGGGATGACGGCGCATATCGTCTATACCGCCTGGGATGCGGAGCGGCCCGCGAGCCTGTCGCCGACCGTGATCGAGGCGATTATTCGCCAGCGGATCGGTTTTGACGGGCTGTTGATGTCCGACGATCTGGACATGAAGGCGCTGAAAGGCGAGGTGCCGGTGCTGGCGGCGGGCGTGGTTGCGGCAGGGTGCGACATTGCGCTCAATTGCTGGGGGCGGATGGACGAGATGCTGGGTATTGCGGACCTGCTGCCGGAGATGAGCGCAGTGTCGCGCGGGCGGCTGGACCGGGCGATGGCGCGGGCGGTGCCGGTGGTCGACGGGCCGCCACTGGAGGAACTGCTGGCGACGCGCGATACGCTGTTGGCGCTGGCGTGA
- a CDS encoding DUF5343 domain-containing protein, translating to MALLNQPTQVYTQIPKFLETLRAGTAPANFNNQFLKDIGFKSSNHRAFIPLLKGLGFLTSDGTPTDRYKQFLDGSRWKQVLAEAVKEAYSDIFVIKAKPSSSDLSMVQGKFKSTYNLSDVSAERAAKTFLALAPLCDIDILHGPSKASTAASTSNATAESVEISTPKAEIESSPSHIHKQTRASPLGLHYNIQIHLPATKEVEVYNAIFKSIKEHLLD from the coding sequence ATGGCACTTTTGAATCAACCGACCCAAGTTTATACTCAAATTCCGAAGTTTCTCGAAACCCTTCGGGCCGGCACAGCACCAGCCAATTTCAATAATCAGTTCCTAAAGGACATTGGTTTTAAATCGTCAAATCACCGAGCATTTATTCCGCTCCTTAAAGGCCTCGGATTCCTGACGTCAGACGGAACCCCTACTGATCGATATAAGCAGTTTTTGGATGGAAGTCGCTGGAAACAAGTATTAGCGGAAGCAGTAAAAGAGGCTTACAGTGATATTTTCGTTATAAAAGCCAAACCATCGAGTTCTGATCTTTCTATGGTGCAAGGAAAATTCAAAAGCACCTACAATTTATCTGATGTGTCAGCAGAACGAGCAGCAAAGACGTTCTTAGCCTTAGCGCCACTTTGCGATATAGATATTCTCCATGGGCCTTCCAAGGCATCAACTGCTGCTTCGACGTCCAACGCTACGGCAGAATCGGTTGAGATTTCAACACCTAAGGCAGAAATAGAATCATCTCCATCTCATATACATAAGCAGACTAGGGCAAGCCCACTGGGTTTGCACTACAATATACAAATCCACTTACCCGCCACCAAGGAAGTCGAAGTTTACAACGCCATCTTCAAATCTATCAAGGAACATCTTCTTGACTAA
- a CDS encoding IS5 family transposase (programmed frameshift): protein MDVPFLLSEAQMRRIEPYFPLSHGVPRVDDRRIVSGIIYVIKHGLMWRDAPKEYGPHKTIYNRFIRWSRLGVFNKIFAGLAAKGGKPDQLMIDATHLKAHRTAASLLKKGMFPRRIGRTKGGLNSKLHAVCDGKGRPLIMLLSEGQMSDYKGAALMIDAFPKAKVLLGDKGYDADWFRAALADRKITACIPSKGNRKVPIPHDTALYRQRHKVENMFGRIKDWRRIHTRYDRCAHTFMSAICIAATVIFWINQ, encoded by the exons ATGGATGTTCCGTTTCTGCTGAGTGAGGCGCAGATGCGCCGGATCGAGCCGTATTTTCCCTTGTCTCATGGGGTGCCAAGAGTGGATGATCGGCGGATAGTGTCTGGGATCATTTACGTCATCAAGCACGGGCTGATGTGGCGCGACGCGCCCAAGGAGTATGGCCCACACAAGACGATCTACAATCGTTTCATCCGCTGGAGCAGGCTCGGCGTGTTCAACAAAATCTTCGCTGGCTTGGCAGCAAAGGGCGGCAAGCCCGACCAGTTGATGATCGATGCAACCCACCTGAAAGCACACCGGACGGCGGCAAGCCTGCTTAAAAAGGGGATGT TTCCCCGACGTATCGGACGCACCAAAGGCGGCCTGAACTCCAAGCTACATGCCGTATGCGATGGCAAAGGCCGACCGCTCATCATGCTGCTCAGTGAAGGGCAGATGAGCGATTATAAGGGCGCTGCACTGATGATCGATGCCTTCCCGAAGGCAAAGGTCCTGCTGGGCGACAAGGGCTATGACGCCGACTGGTTCCGCGCGGCACTGGCCGACCGCAAGATCACGGCCTGCATCCCGTCAAAGGGGAACCGGAAAGTGCCCATTCCACACGACACGGCGCTCTATAGACAGCGGCACAAAGTCGAGAATATGTTCGGCAGGATCAAGGACTGGCGGCGCATCCACACGCGCTACGATCGTTGCGCCCATACCTTCATGTCCGCCATCTGCATCGCCGCGACCGTTATATTCTGGATCAATCAATGA
- a CDS encoding Swt1 family HEPN domain-containing protein — translation MNQPITQCASNLTGPDPRSLIRETLDEQLQLDWWDTQAVPNSVKKMAESRQKTAEKDSWLEGAKGDRLEFVDFGDLATIILQNWECFKDFMPGQEWIKQRMMELEKARNFIAHNRMLLPSEFQRIYMYISDWNKVIGL, via the coding sequence TTGAATCAACCCATCACCCAATGCGCAAGCAATTTAACAGGTCCTGACCCTAGGTCACTCATTCGAGAAACACTTGATGAACAACTTCAGCTTGATTGGTGGGATACCCAAGCAGTACCAAATAGCGTGAAGAAAATGGCTGAATCCCGACAAAAGACCGCTGAAAAAGACTCATGGCTGGAAGGAGCCAAAGGTGATCGATTAGAATTCGTCGATTTTGGCGATTTAGCCACAATAATTTTACAGAATTGGGAATGTTTCAAGGACTTCATGCCCGGTCAAGAATGGATCAAGCAGCGTATGATGGAACTGGAAAAGGCTCGGAATTTCATTGCCCATAATCGTATGTTACTACCAAGCGAATTTCAGAGAATCTATATGTATATATCTGATTGGAATAAGGTCATCGGCCTGTAG
- a CDS encoding SPOR domain-containing protein, whose product MGDYARGQLDLDDEDRLPWLEPAADEDASEGVSPLKLLLLILAGLALLAAVVGGAWWVQNRQGGGAEGEGVLIPAPTDSYKIAASEADARKFDGEGDASYAASEGVARDGRIDPSRVPEAPITGTTPPAEKAKPPVANKPAASFNAKVADETNAKPVQAATAPKPGGAMIQLGAYGSQSGAKDAWGRLSKRFAYLAPLPMTIEAAEVGGGTVYRLRAAAGAQAGTLCGKLKVAGESCLVVN is encoded by the coding sequence ATGGGCGATTATGCACGCGGGCAACTGGACCTTGATGACGAGGATCGGCTGCCCTGGCTGGAACCTGCCGCCGATGAGGATGCGTCCGAAGGCGTGTCGCCGCTCAAGCTGTTGCTGCTGATCCTGGCGGGTCTGGCGCTGCTGGCGGCGGTCGTGGGCGGCGCCTGGTGGGTGCAGAACCGGCAGGGCGGCGGCGCGGAGGGCGAGGGCGTGCTGATCCCCGCGCCCACCGACAGCTACAAGATCGCCGCGAGCGAGGCGGATGCCCGAAAGTTCGACGGCGAGGGCGACGCCAGCTATGCCGCCAGCGAAGGCGTGGCGCGCGACGGCCGGATCGACCCCAGCCGCGTGCCCGAGGCGCCGATCACCGGCACGACCCCTCCGGCGGAAAAGGCCAAGCCGCCGGTTGCGAACAAGCCCGCGGCCAGCTTCAACGCGAAGGTTGCGGACGAAACCAACGCCAAGCCCGTACAGGCCGCAACCGCGCCGAAGCCCGGCGGGGCGATGATCCAGTTGGGCGCCTATGGCAGCCAGTCGGGCGCGAAGGATGCATGGGGGCGTCTATCGAAGCGCTTCGCCTATCTGGCGCCGCTGCCGATGACGATCGAAGCGGCGGAAGTAGGCGGCGGCACCGTCTATCGCCTGCGCGCGGCGGCAGGCGCACAGGCGGGGACGCTGTGCGGCAAGCTGAAGGTGGCGGGAGAGAGTTGTCTGGTGGTGAATTGA